A stretch of Rhodoferax potami DNA encodes these proteins:
- the moaA gene encoding GTP 3',8-cyclase MoaA, protein MPLQPAGTPRAATAAPTLDTLGRPLRDLRISVTDRCNFRCSYCMPKEVFHKDYPYLPHHDLLNFEEITRVARQFVALGVQKLRLTGGEPLLRKNLEALIEQLAAIPTPSGQPLDITLTTNGSVLAKKAASLQRAGLRRVTVSLDGLDDHVFQAMNDVAFPVRDVLLGIEAAQKAGLGPIKVNMVVKRGTNEQEILPMARHFKGTGVALRFIEYMDVGATNGWQMDQVVPSNEVLKRIQAEMPLIALESTQSGETAQRWGYTDAAGRHDATAGEVGFISSVTQAFCGDCNRARLSTEGQLYLCLFAGQGHDLRSLLRSGADDQQLQDAIARVWGARKDQYSAQRGAESTGAGTATRRVEMSYIGG, encoded by the coding sequence ATGCCGTTGCAACCCGCTGGCACACCCCGGGCGGCGACTGCAGCACCGACCTTGGATACCCTCGGCCGGCCGCTGAGGGACCTGAGAATAAGCGTCACTGACCGCTGCAACTTCAGATGCAGCTATTGCATGCCGAAGGAAGTATTTCACAAAGATTACCCTTACCTCCCCCACCACGATCTGCTGAATTTTGAGGAGATCACGCGAGTCGCCCGACAGTTCGTGGCACTGGGAGTTCAAAAATTACGCCTGACGGGCGGAGAGCCGCTCTTGCGTAAAAATCTCGAAGCGCTGATCGAACAACTGGCGGCCATACCCACTCCATCGGGCCAGCCCCTGGACATCACCCTCACCACCAATGGCTCTGTGCTTGCAAAGAAAGCCGCTTCGCTACAGCGTGCGGGCCTGCGAAGAGTCACCGTGAGCCTCGATGGTCTGGATGACCACGTCTTCCAAGCCATGAATGACGTGGCATTCCCGGTCCGGGATGTCCTCTTGGGCATTGAAGCAGCGCAAAAAGCGGGCTTGGGTCCAATCAAAGTGAACATGGTAGTCAAGCGCGGCACCAATGAACAAGAGATCTTGCCCATGGCACGGCACTTCAAGGGCACAGGTGTTGCACTCCGCTTCATCGAATACATGGATGTCGGTGCAACCAATGGCTGGCAAATGGACCAGGTAGTGCCGAGCAACGAAGTGCTAAAGCGAATTCAGGCAGAGATGCCCCTCATCGCCCTTGAGAGCACACAGTCGGGCGAAACCGCGCAGCGTTGGGGCTACACAGATGCCGCCGGACGGCACGACGCGACAGCCGGTGAGGTGGGCTTTATCAGCAGCGTAACGCAAGCGTTCTGCGGGGACTGCAACCGGGCGCGCCTCTCTACCGAAGGGCAACTCTACCTCTGTCTGTTTGCCGGCCAAGGCCATGATTTGCGGTCACTATTGCGCTCTGGAGCGGATGACCAGCAGCTACAAGACGCCATTGCCCGCGTGTGGGGCGCGCGAAAAGACCAGTATTCCGCACAACGGGGGGCCGAGTCCACAGGGGCCGGTACGGCCACCCGCCGCGTCGAGATGAGCTATATCGGAGGCTAG
- the istB gene encoding IS21-like element helper ATPase IstB, which yields MSLQMERLRELCDQLRLLNLPDQLAHLGQMAAKKELGYLEFLEQALRGEALARVERTRAMLTRIAGFPAIKTLDEFDFQFASGVPKPLVQELGSLAFVERSENVVLLGASGVGKTHLAIALGYRATQAGIKTRFITAADLLMTLSTALRQNTLEEAIKRIVRPYRLLIIDEVGYLPMNREQANLLFQVIAKRYEVGSLILTSNLPFGQWDQTFADDATLTAALLDRLLHHAHVVPISGDSYRLKDKRRAGVIAASSNTLLKRKRSHLDTQEEQAA from the coding sequence ATGAGCCTGCAAATGGAAAGACTGCGTGAACTGTGTGATCAGCTGCGCCTGCTCAACTTACCCGATCAGCTTGCCCACTTGGGGCAAATGGCGGCCAAGAAAGAGCTGGGGTACCTGGAGTTCCTGGAGCAAGCCTTGCGTGGCGAGGCTCTAGCCAGAGTGGAGAGAACACGCGCCATGCTCACGCGCATAGCGGGCTTCCCCGCCATCAAGACGCTTGATGAGTTTGACTTCCAGTTTGCCAGCGGCGTGCCCAAACCCCTGGTACAGGAGCTTGGCAGTCTGGCCTTCGTGGAGCGCAGCGAGAACGTGGTCTTGCTGGGCGCCAGTGGGGTGGGCAAAACCCACTTGGCCATCGCCTTGGGCTACAGGGCAACCCAGGCTGGAATCAAGACGCGTTTCATCACGGCGGCAGATCTGCTGATGACACTGAGCACGGCACTACGGCAGAACACCCTGGAAGAGGCTATCAAACGCATCGTGCGTCCCTACCGGCTGTTGATCATTGACGAGGTCGGGTACCTTCCCATGAATCGGGAACAGGCGAATCTTCTGTTCCAAGTCATTGCCAAACGCTATGAAGTGGGAAGTCTCATCCTGACCTCCAATCTGCCGTTTGGGCAATGGGACCAGACGTTTGCAGACGATGCCACGCTGACAGCGGCGCTACTTGACCGACTGCTCCACCACGCCCATGTGGTCCCGATTTCAGGAGACTCCTATCGCCTGAAAGATAAGCGGCGTGCCGGTGTGATTGCCGCCAGCAGCAATACCCTACTCAAACGAAAACGCAGTCACCTTGATACACAGGAGGAACAGGCAGCCTAA
- the gloB gene encoding hydroxyacylglutathione hydrolase — MTLLPLPAFTDNYIWMLHNGHDALVVDPGDAQPVLEALQRNSLTLRCILVTHHHADHTGGVNVLREATGARVYGPAREKMPEPIERLSDGDQVFALGINFTVMDVPGHTSGHIAFFASPSGEPPLLFCGDTLFSGGCGRLFEGTPAQMLESLSRLADLPPETRVCCTHEYTLSNLRFARVVEPGNEAIAEYQTHCQQLRNAGQPTLPSTIARERLINPFLRTHLDSVMHEVIRHDAQGVSAEGVFATLRQWKNNF; from the coding sequence ATGACCTTGCTACCACTACCCGCTTTCACTGACAACTACATCTGGATGTTGCACAACGGGCATGACGCACTGGTGGTAGACCCGGGGGACGCGCAACCTGTGCTGGAGGCCCTGCAACGCAACTCCCTGACGTTGCGCTGCATTCTAGTCACCCATCACCATGCCGACCATACCGGCGGCGTGAATGTTTTGCGCGAAGCCACCGGAGCCCGTGTCTACGGGCCGGCGCGTGAAAAAATGCCGGAGCCGATTGAACGCCTGAGTGACGGAGATCAAGTATTCGCTCTTGGGATAAATTTCACAGTGATGGATGTGCCCGGACACACCAGCGGACATATCGCTTTTTTCGCCAGTCCTTCAGGCGAACCTCCTTTGCTTTTTTGTGGCGACACCTTGTTCAGCGGAGGTTGCGGCCGCTTGTTCGAAGGAACGCCCGCACAAATGTTGGAGTCTTTAAGTCGCTTGGCAGACTTGCCCCCCGAGACACGGGTTTGCTGCACCCATGAGTACACTTTGAGTAACTTGCGCTTTGCCCGGGTTGTCGAACCTGGCAACGAAGCGATCGCAGAGTACCAAACCCATTGCCAGCAATTGCGCAACGCCGGTCAGCCCACACTCCCGAGCACCATTGCCCGGGAACGGCTAATCAACCCTTTTTTACGCACTCACTTGGACAGCGTCATGCACGAAGTCATCAGGCATGACGCCCAAGGAGTCTCCGCAGAGGGCGTTTTTGCCACTCTGCGCCAATGGAAAAACAATTTTTAA
- the istA gene encoding IS21 family transposase codes for MITNEEYMELKVLRKHRLSLREISAQTGMAVNTVRKYLEGGPPAMKKLPERKSKLDPFKDYLAGRIQAAKPDWIPATVLQREIAAQGYTGSVRILQEYLKELRPQARPDPVVRFETQPGEQMQMDWIEFRKSGHKDGMLAAFVATLGHSRATFAEFVTDMKLETLLACHVRAFESFGGVTREVLYDNMKTVILKRDAYGKNLHQFQGAFADFAHHHGFVPRVCKPYRAKTKGKVERMNGYIRRSFWVPLVASMKQQCLVVDADTANREMRTWLRDVANVRIHGTTGCVPALALQQERTHLLAIPSAYSGRTVRQLQKVTGSGAAVRPIPAAAWRGLQHPLAMYDTLVHNQASAGGRP; via the coding sequence ATGATTACGAACGAGGAGTACATGGAACTCAAGGTTTTAAGGAAGCACAGGCTGAGCTTGCGCGAGATATCGGCGCAAACTGGAATGGCAGTCAACACGGTGCGTAAGTATTTGGAGGGCGGTCCGCCGGCCATGAAGAAACTGCCGGAACGTAAAAGCAAGCTCGATCCATTCAAGGACTACTTGGCTGGACGTATTCAGGCGGCCAAGCCTGATTGGATTCCCGCAACGGTGCTGCAGCGTGAGATTGCCGCACAGGGGTATACGGGCTCCGTGCGCATCCTGCAGGAGTACCTCAAGGAGTTGCGTCCACAGGCGCGCCCGGATCCGGTTGTGCGGTTCGAGACCCAGCCCGGTGAGCAAATGCAGATGGACTGGATCGAGTTCCGCAAGTCTGGGCATAAAGACGGCATGTTGGCGGCGTTTGTGGCAACGCTTGGCCACAGCCGGGCGACCTTCGCGGAGTTTGTCACAGACATGAAGCTGGAGACACTACTGGCGTGCCATGTCAGGGCGTTCGAGAGCTTTGGTGGAGTCACCCGTGAAGTGCTGTACGACAACATGAAGACCGTCATCCTCAAGCGTGACGCCTACGGCAAGAACCTGCACCAGTTCCAGGGTGCCTTTGCTGACTTTGCGCACCACCATGGCTTTGTGCCGCGGGTGTGCAAGCCCTATCGGGCCAAGACCAAGGGCAAAGTCGAACGCATGAATGGCTACATCCGGCGCAGCTTCTGGGTGCCATTGGTGGCGAGTATGAAGCAGCAATGCTTGGTGGTGGACGCGGACACAGCCAATCGGGAAATGCGCACCTGGCTGCGTGACGTTGCCAATGTGCGGATCCACGGAACCACTGGGTGTGTGCCGGCACTGGCTTTGCAACAGGAGCGCACACATCTGCTGGCCATCCCCAGCGCCTACAGTGGGCGAACAGTGCGTCAATTGCAAAAAGTCACCGGTAGCGGCGCAGCAGTCCGGCCAATTCCAGCCGCGGCATGGCGAGGCCTGCAGCATCCTCTGGCGATGTATGACACGCTGGTGCACAACCAAGCCTCAGCAGGAGGACGACCATGA
- the rnhA gene encoding ribonuclease HI: protein MAKVVIYTDGACKGNPGPGGWGVLLRSADGAEKELSGGELGTTNNRMEMMAVIEALTALKRPCDVTLHIDSQYVLKGITEWLQGWKAKGWKTASKQPVKNVDLWQRLDTLVSTAGHKIDWRWVKGHAGDPGNERADGLANRGVEQALRQRS from the coding sequence ATGGCGAAAGTAGTGATTTACACCGATGGGGCCTGCAAGGGCAATCCGGGGCCCGGGGGCTGGGGTGTGCTGCTCCGGTCTGCCGACGGCGCTGAAAAGGAGCTGTCAGGCGGCGAGCTGGGTACCACCAATAACCGCATGGAAATGATGGCAGTGATCGAGGCGTTGACCGCCTTGAAGCGCCCCTGCGACGTGACCTTGCATATTGACAGTCAATATGTCCTGAAAGGCATCACGGAGTGGCTGCAAGGCTGGAAGGCCAAGGGCTGGAAAACAGCTTCCAAGCAACCCGTAAAAAATGTGGATTTGTGGCAGCGCCTCGACACCTTGGTGAGTACTGCAGGCCACAAAATTGATTGGCGCTGGGTCAAAGGGCACGCCGGAGATCCGGGTAACGAACGTGCCGATGGATTGGCCAACCGTGGCGTAGAGCAGGCGCTGCGCCAGCGGAGCTAG
- a CDS encoding TonB-dependent receptor plug domain-containing protein, with translation MRFVGMFVKVAVIRAKSAAERIATVVGSNTMKPSITVMLLTLVSPWVAAEQTGPVAVSERDFMSDIPVVLSVSRLAQPVDEAPGAVTILDRHFIRISGARDITDLLRLVPGFQTTTSFETDAPMASYHGRNDDWANRIQVLVDGRSVYSGHLQGSAGLGLQALAMDDIERIEILRGSNSAAYGARAFLGVINIISRDVRETAGSRARVTAGDSGVADAFVSTGWGDSDHAYRVSADTRGDMGLRSAYGVNRVSRVNVTGALALESGLELELRAGSAGIDAGRGNADSPGNAERSRFIGAQFVQADWHKILTPEQDLKVSLSHTENTHRDVFPYLSNNAGTNYFGIPVDFSGYEVNQAVSLQHTTVLNPQWRSVWGAELRKEVLTSPSTFDGRGSVSTDFQRLFGNLEWKPLPAWILNSGVMLEQSELGGKTVSPRLMLNWHVSQGHTLRAGVSTAFRPPSAFEKYAAVRYYDQSGKNPITTVLSSGNVGPEKIESRELGYNLALPARGLSGDVRVFDERITDGIERPRLVGQPDDFVSPNDHLNIQNYRIQGLEHQLQWKPSAPSFLMVTQTWTHISGVEQLRVLRGAARYAMSLTGSYSLGNGYVVSLMHAQSEDIALMSDNKRLYNIVRTDLRIAKPFRLSGRKAELSLVIQNLDQPIRDGDQKFFFDRRAFVTVKTEL, from the coding sequence ATGCGGTTTGTAGGAATGTTCGTCAAAGTCGCCGTAATCAGGGCAAAATCTGCTGCAGAAAGAATAGCAACCGTTGTTGGATCGAACACCATGAAGCCATCTATCACCGTAATGTTACTGACATTGGTATCCCCTTGGGTTGCTGCAGAGCAAACCGGACCCGTGGCGGTGTCCGAACGTGATTTCATGAGTGATATTCCGGTCGTTTTATCGGTATCCCGCCTCGCACAGCCGGTGGACGAAGCGCCTGGCGCAGTGACTATCTTGGACCGCCACTTCATCCGTATTTCGGGCGCGCGCGACATTACGGATTTGCTGCGCCTCGTTCCGGGTTTCCAGACGACTACATCGTTTGAAACGGATGCGCCCATGGCCAGCTACCACGGTCGCAATGACGACTGGGCCAACCGCATTCAGGTATTGGTCGACGGCCGTTCGGTGTATTCGGGCCACCTGCAAGGCTCGGCAGGTCTGGGTCTGCAGGCATTGGCTATGGACGATATCGAGCGCATTGAGATACTGCGGGGTTCCAATTCCGCCGCCTATGGTGCGCGCGCGTTTTTAGGCGTGATCAACATTATTTCTCGCGATGTTCGCGAAACAGCCGGATCACGAGCGAGGGTGACTGCAGGGGACAGCGGTGTGGCAGACGCATTTGTCAGCACCGGTTGGGGCGATTCAGACCATGCATATCGTGTGTCCGCGGACACGCGGGGTGACATGGGCTTGCGTTCGGCCTACGGGGTGAACCGTGTCTCAAGGGTGAATGTCACTGGTGCGCTGGCCCTCGAAAGCGGTTTGGAGTTGGAGTTACGAGCAGGCAGTGCAGGGATAGATGCCGGACGCGGAAATGCGGACTCGCCCGGCAACGCAGAGCGTAGTCGATTTATCGGGGCGCAATTTGTGCAAGCAGATTGGCACAAAATTTTGACACCCGAGCAGGATTTGAAAGTTTCGCTTTCCCATACCGAAAACACCCACAGGGATGTTTTTCCTTATCTCAGTAACAACGCGGGGACCAATTACTTCGGGATTCCGGTGGACTTTAGTGGCTACGAAGTAAACCAAGCGGTCTCCCTTCAGCACACCACCGTGTTGAATCCGCAATGGAGATCGGTATGGGGGGCTGAGCTCCGCAAGGAAGTTTTGACATCCCCGTCGACCTTTGATGGTAGGGGTAGCGTCTCTACAGACTTCCAACGCCTGTTTGGCAACTTGGAGTGGAAGCCCTTGCCTGCCTGGATACTCAATAGCGGGGTCATGTTGGAGCAAAGCGAACTCGGCGGGAAAACCGTGTCTCCGCGCTTGATGCTGAACTGGCATGTATCTCAAGGGCATACCTTGAGGGCCGGCGTGTCCACTGCGTTCCGGCCCCCCAGTGCTTTCGAGAAATATGCTGCCGTTCGGTACTATGACCAGAGCGGGAAAAACCCGATCACTACCGTGTTGAGCAGCGGCAATGTGGGGCCCGAGAAAATTGAGAGTCGTGAACTCGGATACAACCTGGCACTGCCTGCACGCGGGTTGTCTGGAGACGTGAGGGTTTTTGATGAGCGGATTACCGACGGTATAGAGCGGCCAAGGCTGGTAGGTCAACCGGATGACTTCGTAAGTCCCAATGACCATTTGAATATCCAAAACTATCGCATCCAAGGGTTGGAACACCAGCTTCAATGGAAGCCATCGGCCCCCTCCTTCCTCATGGTGACCCAGACCTGGACCCATATTTCCGGGGTAGAGCAGCTGCGGGTCCTTCGAGGTGCCGCACGGTATGCTATGTCTTTGACCGGGAGCTACTCCCTAGGCAATGGCTATGTGGTCTCACTGATGCACGCCCAGTCAGAAGATATTGCCCTGATGTCCGACAACAAGCGGCTCTACAACATCGTCCGGACAGATCTACGGATTGCAAAACCCTTTCGCTTGTCCGGCCGCAAGGCCGAACTATCCCTGGTGATCCAAAATCTGGATCAGCCAATTCGTGATGGAGATCAGAAGTTTTTCTTCGATCGTCGGGCGTTCGTAACCGTGAAAACCGAGCTCTGA
- a CDS encoding class I SAM-dependent methyltransferase translates to MSDQIIGLQEWFKSPAGSYLLEWEQAQLDEAVADLFGYHALQLGVPELQALQLNRMPHRWLATAGPDPRYGVVAFHSDFTALPFPANSLDLVILPHALEFSPDPHATLREVERVLVPEGKVVICGLNPVSLWGLRQRRSCWYHRAGWGQVFLPEWGDLIGYWRLRDWLRLLSFEVEVGRFGCYRPAVESADWLRRFAWMDRVGPRSWPIFGAAYFVVATKRVRGMRLLGAHWKLSTKRSAAAVPVAQQTHASVNERNGKEIV, encoded by the coding sequence ATGAGCGATCAAATTATAGGTTTGCAGGAATGGTTCAAGTCTCCGGCAGGCAGCTATCTGCTGGAATGGGAGCAGGCGCAACTGGATGAGGCGGTTGCAGACCTTTTTGGCTACCATGCTTTGCAGTTGGGCGTGCCGGAGCTTCAGGCATTGCAGCTCAATCGCATGCCGCATCGATGGCTTGCCACCGCAGGGCCGGATCCCCGATATGGGGTCGTCGCGTTTCACTCCGACTTTACGGCCCTGCCTTTCCCCGCGAACAGCCTTGATCTTGTGATCCTGCCCCATGCCTTGGAGTTCAGTCCGGATCCGCACGCCACACTGCGCGAGGTGGAGCGCGTCTTGGTTCCAGAGGGCAAAGTGGTGATTTGTGGCTTGAATCCTGTGAGTCTGTGGGGCTTGCGCCAACGGCGAAGCTGCTGGTACCACCGCGCGGGCTGGGGTCAGGTTTTTTTACCTGAGTGGGGTGACTTGATTGGCTACTGGCGTTTGCGGGATTGGTTGCGCTTGTTGAGTTTTGAGGTGGAGGTCGGCCGATTTGGTTGTTACCGCCCTGCGGTGGAGTCTGCGGATTGGCTAAGGCGATTTGCCTGGATGGACCGCGTCGGGCCGAGGTCATGGCCGATTTTTGGCGCCGCGTATTTCGTGGTGGCGACCAAGCGTGTGCGCGGCATGCGGCTGTTGGGAGCGCATTGGAAGTTGTCGACCAAGCGCAGCGCCGCCGCAGTGCCGGTGGCGCAGCAAACGCATGCCTCGGTGAATGAGAGAAATGGGAAGGAAATCGTGTGA